In Mercenaria mercenaria strain notata chromosome 14, MADL_Memer_1, whole genome shotgun sequence, the following are encoded in one genomic region:
- the LOC128548233 gene encoding uncharacterized protein LOC128548233 — MQVANIVTLYQNKSDRNDCNNFRGISFLSIVGKLFAHIVLHRQQRLAHKIYPESQCFRSKRSTADMIFSLRQLQEKCREQNQPLYIAFIDLTKAFELVSRDGLFKMLRKIGCPPKLLSIRQNSIGRQVMTGEPGEKTATDTTTYHKHQSTHARTVKEHVHLELDSTATEDDAYPPSLMAQLHSRRIF, encoded by the exons ATGCAGGTGGCAAACATCGTCACCCTTTACCAGAACAAAAGCGATCGCAATGACTGCAACAATTTTCGCGGCATCTCCTTTCTCAGCATTGTAGGAAAGCTGTTTGCACACATTGTTCTGCATCGACAACAGAGGCTTGCTCACAAAATCTACCCGGAATCACAATGCTTCCGTTCAAAGAGATCAACAGCTGATATGATCTTCTCTCTCCGTCAATTACAAGAAAAGTGCAGAGAACAGAACCAGCCTCTCTATATAGCATTCATCGACCTAACAAAGGCGTTCGAGCTCGTAAGCAGGGACGGTCTCTTCAAGATGCTACGCAAAATTGGCTGTCCACCAAAGCTTCTCAGCATT AGACAGAACTCTATAGGAAGGCAAGTGATGACAGGTGAGCCAGGAGAAAAAACAGCCACCGACACGACAACATACCACAAGCATCAGTCTACACATGCCAGGACTGTCAAAGAGCATGTACATCTAGAATTGGACTCTACAGCTACAGAAGACGATGCTTATCCACCATCTCTCATGGCACAACTCCATAGTCGAcgaatattttga